In the genome of Nocardioides sp. NBC_00368, the window GGGCAACGACTTCTTCACCGACCCCTCCGGCACCACCACCGTCCCCCTCACCGGGATCAGGGTGCGGTCGAAGGAGCGCTGAGCGCCGGCCGGCCGGCCCGCCGGCGCTGAGCGGCGATGCGGGACGACCGGATAGGTTGATGGGCACCGATCCCCGACGACGAGGAGACCCCCATGCAGTGCCCCATCGACGGTGCCACCCTGGTGATGAGCGAGCGCCAAGGCATCGAGATCGACTACTGCCCGCAGTGCCGTGGTGTGTGGCTGGACCGCGGCGAGATCGACAAGATCGTCGAGCGGTCCGTCGGCGCCCCGCAACCCGGCAGCTACCAGCAGCCCCGCCAGGAGCAGCGCGACGACCGGCGCTATGAGAAGCGGGAGTACGAGCGGCGCGACTACGACGACGACCACCGCTACGACAAGCGCCGCAGCCACCGTGAGTCCTGGTTGGGTGACCTCTTCGGCTGAGCCTGACCCAGCCCGGCCCGCCCGCAGAATCCCTAGACGTCGTTGTCGCGGCGGTTCTCGGGCGGCGCCTCGCTCGGTCCGGACCCCTTCGTGTCCGGGCTTCCGGACTCGGACTCGGGGTAGCCCGCCGTCGAGTCCGCGGGCGCGATCGGAGTGTCGCCCTCGTCCTCGTCGAGGCGCTGGGTCTCGGAGACCTGCCCGGACTCGTCGGTGTATTCGGGGTCGTCGGGCCCCTCTGCTGGTAGCTGCTCGTGGCTCATGTCCGTGCGGTACCCCGTTGCCGGGCGAACCACTCCCGCCGGAGCAGCCCGAACACCCACGAGTCCGAGACGTCGCCGTTCACGACGCAGTCCTCCCTCAGCGTCCCCTCGAGCTTGAACCCGAGCTTCTCCAGCACCCGGGCCGAGGCGGCGTTGCGAGTGTCGGCCTCCGCCTGGACCCGGTTGAGGTCGAGCGCGTCGAAGGCCCAGGTCAGCACGGCACCGGCCGCCTCGGTCGCATAGCCCTGACCCCAGGCCGCCTCGCCGAGGCAGTAGCCGAGCGAGGCGCTGCGGAACTCCGGGTTCCACGAGTTGAAGGTGCACCAGCCGAGGAACACGGAGTCCCGTTCGATGACCACCCGCACGCCGGCCCCCTCCTCCGCCACCTCCTGTGACCTGGCGATGAACCGCCCGGCGCGGGCCGGATCGGTCCACGGCGGTGAGTCCCAGTAACGCAGTACGTGGGCGTCGCTCTGCAACGCGAAGAGGTCATCCGCATCGGCGTCGGTGAACGGCCGCAGCCGCAACCGTGTCGTGACGAGCGTCGGAGTGGGCAGCGGCATGACCCGATGCTGTCAACCCGTGACCGCCCGCCGCATCAGGTTTTTCGAATCACCGATCCCCGACAGCCCACCAGTCGGCGTGCCCGTTGCCCGAGGGCACCAGCCGCCTTCGCCGCGAGGTGCCTCGAGGGTCGCGGTCATCGGCCAGGAGCGCCTGGGGCGCCGAGGTCGGTGACCGCGACGCGCTTGACGACGATGCCCCAGTCCTCGCGCGAGCGGCGGGTGGCGTCATAGGCGACATCCGTCAGGCGCTGGGTGGAGTCGAGGAACTCGTCCTGGTCGACGATTCCGGCGAACTCTCGCAGCGCCTCGCGTACAGCGCGTTCGAGCCGCTGCTGGGTGTTGTCGACGCGGTAGGCGATCGATGGGTCCTCGAACTCGAAGTAGACGTTCAGAACCGCCTCGCAGACGTAGTGATCGCGGCAGACGAGCGGTTCCCGCATCGACAGCACCTGCTCGCGCATGTCGAACCGAGCGACGACCCGGTCCAGCAGCGGCACGATGGCGTTGAGGCCGGGCCTCAGCATCGTCCGGTACCGGCCGCGGCGCTCGATCACGAAGCAGGTCGCCGCAGGGACGATCTTGACGCTCATCAGCAGCCCGACGACCACCACGATGACGAGCAGCACGACCACGAGACCCGGCGACATGCCGGTCAGGCTACCGGCGTACGTCAGCCGACGATGCGATCCGCGCGGGCCGCCTCCTCCTTGGCCTCCTCGACGGCCTTGGCGGCCTCCTCGTGCGCCTCACGCTGGGCCTGCTCGATGGCGTTGCGCGGACCCGGCAGCGGCGGCGTACGTCGCTCGTCGCCGTGGCCGTTGCTGTTGCCGTTGTCCACTGACTTCGAGGCGGTGTCGGCGAAGGCCCCGGTGACCGTACGCATCGCCTCGGTGAGCTCACCCGGGATGACCCAGAACGAGTTGCCGTGCGCCGCCAGTGAGGGCAGCATCTCGAGGTACTTGTAGGCCAGGACCTTGGCGTCGGCGTCGTTGGCGTGGACCGCCTGGAAGACCCGCTCGAGCGCCTTGGCCTCACCGTCGGCCTCGAGCACCCGGGCCTGCTGGTGACCCTCGGCCTCCAGGATCGAGCGCTGCCGGGTGCCCTCGGCCTCCAGGATCAGGGAGGCCCGCTTGCCTTCGGCGTGCAGGATGGCGGCACGCTTGTCCCGCTCGGCGCGCATCTGCTTCTCCATCGCCTCCTTGATCGAGGCCGGCGGGTCGATCGCCTTGATCTCGACCCGGTTGACCCGGATCCCCCACTTCCCGGTGGCGTCGTCGAGCACCTCGCGCAGGCGGGTGTTGATGGTCTCGCGCGAGGTCAGCGTCGTCTCCAGGTCCATCGACCCGATCAGGTTGCGCAGCGTGGTGACGGTGAGCTGGTCGATCGCCTGCAGGTAGTTGGCCACCTCGTAGGCGGCCGCCCGCGGGTCGGTGATCTGGTAGTAGAGCACCGTGTCGATGGCGACCACCAGGTTGTCCTCGGTGATCACCGGCCGCGGGTTGGAGGAGTAGACCGTCTCGCGTACGTCCAGCTTGGTGTTGACCCGGTCCACCAGCGGGATCACGAAGTTGAGCCCCGGCTGCAGCGTGACCCGGTAGCGCCCGAAGCGCTCGATGTTGTAGCGCCGGGCCTGCGGCACGATCCGCACCGTCGAGGCGACTCCCCCGACCACCAGCCCGATCAGGACCAGCACAATCAGCAGAAGTTCCATGTCGTACGTCCTCCTCTAGGGCGACAGCGACAACGGGTCCCGCGGATGCACGAGCGCCGTCGCGCCTTCGATCTCGAGCACATCGACCCGGCATCCGACCGGGATGACCAGGTCCTCGTCGTAGGGCCGGGCGGTCCAGTCCTCGCCGGCGAGCCGCACCAGGCCGTGGTCGAAGCTGACCTCGGCGAGGACGACCGCCTGACGGCCGACCAACGCGTCGGTGCCGTCACGCACCGGGGGCGGCAGCGCCATGTGACGGCGTGCGACGGGCCGTACCAGCAGCACGCTGCCGCCCCCGGCGAGCGCGAAGACGAGCATCTGCACCAGCACCGGCGCCCCCAAGGCCGCGCTCGTGGCGGCAAGCAGCGCCCCGCCGGCGACGAAAGCGAACGCCAGCGTCATCGTGAACGCCTCGGCGACTCCCAACAGCACCGCGACGATGATCCAGAAGATCGACCACATAAGCCCACCAGACTCGGTTCCCGTCCAGCGTACTCCCGCTGTGGCGGTGATCACACCGGGTCAGTGAGAGTTGTTTCGTCCGTTCAGCAGCGGCAGGCCCGCCCAGAGGGAGACGAACAGGACCAGCACGGCGATGGCAGCGACCACCGCGGCGGTGAGCGAGACGACGACGTCGAAGACGAGAAGCACGACCAGCGCCGAGACGATCGCGAAGCCCACGAGTCCGGCCCGCGCGCAGAAGTGCGAGGCCGTCACCAGCCACGGCCGCTGCCGGCGCCGGAACAGCATCCGGTGGAAGGAGACCGGGGCGATGATGAGACTCGTGGTGATGACCGATCCGACCAGCACGATGAGGTAGATCGTCTGCTGGTGGTCGTTCAGGTCCGGGAAGCGTGGCGAGAAGGGCACCGTCAGCAGGAATCCGGTCAGGATCTGCACCCCGGTCTGCAGCACCCGCAGCTCCTGGAGGAGCTCGTTCCAGTTGCGGGTGATCCGCTGCTCCGGTCCTTCGTCCGGACCACCCCCGTCGATCTCACCGCCGTCCCAGCTGCTCGTGCCCATCAGAACACCGGCCGTCCCCCAGTCACCCCGAGGACGGTTCCGGACACGTAGGACGCTTCGGCCGGCGAGGCCAGGAAGACGAACGCCGGGGCGACCTCGGCCGGCTGGCCGGCGCGGCCCAGCGGCGTGTTGGCCCCGAACTTCTCCACCTTCTCCGGCGCCTGCGTCGCGGGCTGCAGCGGCGTCCAGATCGGTCCGGGCGCCACCGCGTTCACCCGCACCCCGTCGGGGCCGAGCTCGGCGGCGAGATTGACGGTGAAGTTGTTGATGGCCGCCTTCGTCGCGGCGTAGTCGAGCAGGCTGGTCGAGGGTTCGTACGCCTGGATGGAGGCGTTGTTGATGACGCAGCCGTTGCTCTTCTTCAGGTGCGGGACGGCGGCGCGGGTCAGCCAGAGCAGCGCGTAGAGGTTGGTCTTGAAGGTCCGGTCGATCCGCTCGTCGTCCATGTCTGTCAGGCCCTTGTCGCGGGCGAACTGGTAGCCGGCGTTGTTGACCAGGATGTCCAGGCCACCGAGCTCCTGCACGGTGCGCTCGACGACCTCGTCGCACGCCTCGCGCTCACGCAGGTCGATCGGGATCGCCAGGACCGTCCGGCCGGCATCCTCGACCAGCTTCGTGGTCGTCTGCGCGTCCGGCTCCTCCTCGGGGAGGTAGGTGAAGGCCACGTCGGCCCCTTCCCGGGCGTACGCGATGGCGACCGCACGGCCGATGCCGGAATCACCTCCGGTGATCAGGGCGACCTTGCCCTCGAGGCGGCCGTGGCCCTGGTAGCTCGACTCGCCGTGGTCGGGCACCGGCTCCATCTCGCCGGTGAGCCCGGGAGGCTCCTGCTGCTGGGCGGGGAACTGGGTGTTGTCATCGCTCATGGCAGGGCCGGTACCCACATCGGACACAATGGAGCCGTGAGCGGGATGGAATCGGTGATCGCAGACGGGGGCCTGGTCCTGAAGCACCGGGCGGACGGCCACCTGGAGCTGCGGGCCAACGGGATCTTCGTGATGGACACCCGGGAGACCTCGACCGAGAAGGCGCTCGCGACGCGGGCGCTCGAGCTGCATGCACAACCGAGGCACGTGCTCATCGGCGGCCTGGGGCTCGGGTTCACCCTCGAGGCGGTGCTGACCGACCCCCGGGTCGAGGCGGTCACGGTCGTCGAGATCGAGCCGCGCCTGGTCGAGTGGATGCGGGCCGGCCGGATCCCCCACGGCCCCGGGCTGCTGGCCGACGGGCGCGTCCACGTCGAGGTCGCCGACGTGGCGGTGGTCCTGCGGGCGAGCCGCCCCGAGGCGTACGACGTCGTGCTGCTGGACGTCGACAACGGCCCCGGCTACCTGGTGCATGACGCCAACGGGGCGCTCTACGAGGCGCCTGCGCTCGCCGATGCGCGGCGGGCCACCGCCCCGGGTGGCACGGTGGTGGTGTGGTCGGCAGCAGAGGCTCCGGCGCTGCTGGAGGTCATGGCGCAGGTCTTCGACGACGCCGAGGCGCTCTCCTATCCCGTCGATCTGCAGGGCCACTCGGAGACGTACTGGCTCTATGTGGGCACTGTCTCGCAAGGGAATGGCACCAACTAGTCAAAGGTTGAACCAGACATGGACGACATGAGCTTCCGCATCGAGCACGACTCCATGGGTGAGGTCCGGGTCCCGAAGGACGCGCTGTGGCGCGCCCAGACCCAGCGGGCCGTGGAGAACTTCCCCATCTCGGGGACTCCGATCGAGCCGGCGCTGATCCATGCGATCGGCCATGTGAAGGCCGCGGCCGCCAAGGCCAACCTCGACCTCGGTGTGCTCGCCGGCGACAAGGCCGAAGCGATCATCGCGGCCGCGGGCGAGGTCTCCGAGGGCAGGCACGACGACGCCTTCCCGATCGACGTCTTCCAGACCGGCTCCGGCACGTCCTCCAACATGAACGCCAACGAGGTGATCGCGTCGCTGGTCGCCAGGGCCGGCGGGGACGTACATCCCAACGACCACGTCAACGCGTCGCAGTCCTCCAACGACACCTTCCCGACGGCGATCCACGTCGCCGCCGCCGTCGCCGTGACCGAGCAGCTGCTGCCCGCGATCGACACCCTCGCCACCTCGCTCGAGACGAAGGCCACCGAGTTCGCCGGCCTGGTGAAGTCGGGACGTACGCACCTGATGGACGCGACGCCGGTCACCCTCGGCCAGGAGTTCGGCGGGTACGCAGCCACGATCCGCTACGCGGCCGAGCGGCTGGAGTCGGTGCTGCCGAGGGTGCGTGAGCTGGCGCTCGGCGGCACCGCGGTCGGGACGGGCATCAACACGCCCGCCGGGTTCCCGCAGGCTGTGATCGCGGACCTCTCCGAACGCACCGGCCAGCCGTTCACCGAGGCTCGCAACCACTTCGAGGCCCAGGGCACCCGCGACTCGCTGGTCGAGCTCTCCGGCGTCCTGAAGACGCTCGCGGTCGGCCTGATCAAGATCAACAACGACCTGCGCTGGATGTCGTCGGGCCCGACCACCGGCCTGGCCGAGATCCACCTCCCCGACCTCCAGCCGGGCTCCTCGATCATGCCCGGCAAGGTCAACCCGGTCGTACCCGAGGCCACCTTGATGGTCGCCTTCCAGGTGATCGGCAACGACGCCGCGGTGACCGCCGCCGGCGCCTCGGGTGCCTTCGAGCTCAACGTCGCGATGCCGGTGATGGCCCGCAACATCCTGGAGTCGATCCGCCTGCTCTCGACCTCGATGACCGTCCTGGCCCAGCGCACCGTCGACGGGATCGTGCCGATCCCCGAGCGCCTCCGCGCCTACGCCGAGTCCTCCCCCTCCATCGTCACGCCGCTCAACAAGTACATCGGCTACGAGGCCGCCGCCAAGGTCGCCAAACAGGCCCTCGCCGAGGGCGCCACGATCAAGGACACCGTCATCAAGCTCGGCTACGTCGCCGACGGCACGATCACCGAGGAAGACCTCGACAAGGCCCTCGACGTGGAGTCCATGACCCACCCCTGATCAAGCACCGCCCGCATCGGTCGGCCACAGCCAGCGCCGAAGCGCCCCTCGTCTGGACGCAGCGGAGCGAGGAGCGCTAGCGACGAGCGCAGCGGAGGAAGGCGAGGGTCAAGCGGAGGTGCTGCGCGAATTGCGAAGCAATCGCAAATGACTCAGTACCAGCCGACGGACTGGGAGTGGCTCCAGGCGCCGCACGGGGAGCCGTAGCGGTCGTTGATGTAGCCGAGGCCCCACTCGATCTGGGTGGCGGGGTTGGTCTCCCAGTCGTCTCCGGCCGAGGCCATCTTGGAGCCCGGGAGGGCCTGCGGGATGCCGTAGGCGCTGGAGGAGGGGTTGGCGGCGGTCGGGTTCCAGCCCGACTCCTTCTCCCACAGCGGCTCGAGGCAGGAGAACTGGTCCATGCCCCAGCCGAAGTCGCCGAGCATCGACTTGGCGATGTCCTTGGGGTTGCGGAGATCGATCTCGATCTCCTCGACGCCGGCGATGGCCCGGACCTCGTTGCCGGCCGACAGCGCGGCCTGCTTGCCCGGGTCGGCGACCTCGCGGCGGTCACCGGCCGAACGCGAAAGGGAGGTCTCGCCGCTACGGGCGGCGGACTCGGCCTCGATCGCGGCGCGCTGGGCGTCGGTCAACTCGGGGACGCCGGCCGCCTCACCCGCGCTGAGCGTCGGGTCGTCGGTGGTGGGCCCGGTGTAGGCCACCCCACCTGCGACGGCGGCGCCGGTCCCGCCGAGGGCGAGAACGGAGAGGAGGAGGGTTGTCTTGGCGGTCGTACGCGCAGCCTTGTGCGGAACGTCGACAAGCGGATTCGCTGGCGCACCGCGATGTCGCGGGGCACGATGAACAGGCTTGGTCACGGGCTCTCATTCGGGGGCTGAGGCATTACAGACCCGCAAACAATGCATGAGCACCGAGCCCGTATCAAACCGGACGCACCGTTTGTAGGTCAGAAATGACCGTCCTGAGCATCACTTTCGTAACATGAGTCACAGGAATCACAACGGCCCCAGACCTCACGGGTCTGGGGCCGTTGACGTGACAATGATTACGGCGATTACGGCGTCACGGGACGACGTTCTCCAGCATCTCGGTGACGAGGGCCGCGATCGGCGACCGCTCGGAGCGGGTGAGGGTCACGTGCGAGAAGAGCGGGTGGCCCTTCAGCTTCTCGATCACCGCGACGACACCGTCGTGGCGTCCCACCCGGAGGTTGTCGCGCTGGGCGACGTCGTGGGTGAGCACGACCTTCGAGTTGGCACCGATCCGGGAGAGCACCGTGAGGAGCACGTTGCGCTCCAGCGACTGCGCCTCGTCGACGATGACGAAGGAGTCGTGGAGCGACCGGCCGCGGATGTGGGTCAGCGGCAGTACCTCCAGCATGCCGCGGTCGATGATCTCGTCGATCACGTCCTGCGTGGTCACCGCGGAGAGGGTGTCGAAGACCGCCTGGCCCCACGGCGACATCTTCTCGTTCTCGGTGCCGGGCAGGTAGCCCAGCTCCTGGCCGCCGACGGCGAACAGCGGACGGAAGATGACCACCTTCTTGTGCTGGTTGCGCTCCATCACCGCCTCGAGACCCGCGCAGAGGGCGAGAGCGGACTTCCCGGTGCCGGCCCGGCCACCGAGGGAGACGATGCCGACCTCAGGGTCGAGCAGCATCTCGAGGGCGATCCGCTGCTCCGCGGAGCGGCCGTGGATCCCGAAGACCTCTCGGTCACCGCGGACGAGGTGGACCTGCTTGTCCGAGCCGACCCTGCCCAGCGCGGTGCCCCGGTCCGACATCAGCACCAGGCCGGTGTGGCAGGGCAGGTCGCGGGCCGCGTCGAGGTCGAGGACCCCGTCGTCGTAGAGCTCGTCGAGGTCAGCGGCGGTGACGTCCAGCTCGGCCATCCCCGAGTAGCCGGGGTCGGAGTCGTTGATCCGCTCGCCGCGGTAGTCCTCGGCCTTGAGCCCGACCGCGGACGCCTTGATCCGCATCGGCAGGTCCTTGGAGACCAGGGTGACGTCGAGCCCGTCGCCCTGGAGATTGCGCGCGACCGCGAGGATCCGGGTGTCGTTGTCCCCGAGCCGGAATCCGCTCGGCAGCGAGGACGGGTCGGTGTGGTTGAGCTCGACACGGATCGTGCCGCCCTCCTCGCCGACCGGGACCGCCGTGTCGAGGCGTCCGTGGGTGACCCGCAGCCCGTCCAGCTGCCGGAGCGCGGAGCGGGCGAAGTAGCCCAGCTCCGGGTGGTGCCGCTTCCCCTCCAGCTCGGTGATCACCACCACCGGGAGCACGACCTGGTGCTCGGCGAAGCGCGTCATGGCCTTCGGGTCCGAGAGCAGGACGCTGGTGTCGAGAACGAACGTCCGCGGGTGCGGTGACTCGCTCTCCGGAGAGGACTCCGACGCCGGTGTCGGAGCGGCCGACGTGTCGGCCTCGGTGACATGCTCGTTCGTGGTTCGGTTGGCCACGCGGATCACCTCTCGCGACCGGCTCATACACCCATGAGTCCGGTCATTTCATCGCTAATCAGATGGACCGGACGGTGGACCGTCAGTCGGGGTGCCGACCGCCTCACACCCGTCGGGATCGATGTGATCCTGACGCAGGTTCGGTTCGTGACTACTCACGTAACGGGCCTCCAGGTGCGACGGGAATTTGTTCCCCGCCGTTGGTACAACGCTACGACGCCGCACCAACGGTCCGTGGCAACACGAACGATTTTTCTTTGTGAACACCTGGTGACACGACCGGTTTGTTCCACCCAGCGGTCAGCGCTGAGCGTCCCCGTCTGGACGCAGCGGAGGAGGAGCGAAGCGACGACGGAGCGGAGGAAGACGAGGGTGAGAGCGAAGCGCTCGCGAACTGCGAAGCAATCGCAAACGATTCAGGTCACCTGCCCAGGCGACGCTCCCGGTGGGCGTAGGCGCGCAGGGCCCGCAGGAAGTCCGTACGCCGGAAGTCGGGCCAGTAGGCCTCGCAGAAGTAGAACTCCGACTTCGCGCTCTGCCAGAGCAGGAACCCGCCCAGGCGCTGCTCCCCCGACGTACGGATCACCAGGTCGGGATCGGGCTGGCCCTTGGTGTAGAGGTGATCGGCGATGTGCTCGACGTCGATGATCTGGGCGAGCTCCTCCAGCGAGGTGCCGCGGCTGGCGTGCTCGTTGAGCAGGGCGCGTACGGCATCGGCGATCTCGCGGCGGCCGCCGTAGCCGACCGCGACGTTGACCAGCATCCCGTCGACGTCGCGCGTCGCCTCCTCGGCGGCCTTGAGCCGGTGGGCCAGCCAGTCGGGCAGCAGATCCAGCGCACCGACCGGGTGCAGCCGCCAGCGGCGGTCGTCGGCCAGCGAGTCGACCGCGTCGGCGATGATCTCGAGCAGCGGCGCGAGCTCCTCCGCCGGCCGGTTGAGGTTGTCGGTGGAGAGCAGCCACAGCGTGACCACCTCGATGCCGATCTCGTCGCACCAGGTCAGCAGCGGCTCGATGTTGGCCGCGCCGGCACGGTGGCCGTGGGCGGTCGACTGGCCGACCTCCTTGGCCCAGCGGCGGTTGCCGTCGAGCATCACCCCGACATGCTTGGGAAGCTTGGAGACGTCGAGCTTGCGCAGCATCCGCGCCTCGTAGGCGGGATACAGAATTCGACGTACGCCGTCCTTCCAGTCTGCCACGGGAGAAGGGTATCGGCGCCGACTCCACATCACCCAGCGGGACGGGATTCACCTGATCTTCAGGGTGGGCGGATACGCTTGCGCCTCATGAGCGAGATGACGGACGCGATGCGCCTCAAGGTCGGCACCATCACCGACTCGGTCTCCTCGACCGTTCACGAGGCCCTCCCGAAGCTCCGCGGCTGGATCCACCTGGCCAGCGCCCCGCTGACGCTCGCGGCCGGGATCGTGCTGATCGTGCTGGCGCCCTCGGGCGCGCCCCGGCTCGGCGCGGCGGTGTTCACGATGGCGGCGCTGCTGCTCTTCACCGTCTCCGCCGTCTACCACCGCGGCAACGCGATGGGCAGGTGGAACGCCCGCGCCCACACCATCCTGAAGCGCTGGGACCACGCCAACATCATGCTGATGATCGCGGGCTCCTACACGCCGTTCTCGCTGCTGCTGCTCGAGGGGACCACCCAGATCGTGCTGCTCTCGGTGGTCTGGACCGGAGCCATCCTGGGCGTCTTCTTCCGGGTGTTCTGGCCCGAGGCCCCGCGCTGGCTGTACGTCCCGAACTACATCGCGCTCGGCTGGGCCGCGATCTTCTTCATCCCGTCCTTCTTCACCGGCGCCGTCGCCCTCGGTGTCGGCATCGGCATCGCCACCTTCACGCTGATCTGCGTCGGCGGCGCGCTCTACACCGCGGGCGGCGTGATCTACGGCTTCAAGCGGCCCAACCCGTGGCCGCAGTGGTTCGGCTTCCACGAGGTCTTCCACACCTTCACGATCCTGGCGTTCATCGTCCACTACACGGGCGTCTCGCTGGCGACGTACTCGCTGCGCTGAGGCTCGACCCGGGCCCGTGCCGCGGCCGCCTGCCGAGCCAGCACCGCGGTGAGGATCCCGGTGATCGCGAAGATCGCACCGAGCACCATCCACCCACCGGTGCCGTGGTCGATCGCCGTGGCGGTCACGACCAGCGGCGCGAGCATGTGGGCGAGCGCGTAGCCCATCTGGCTCACGCCCTGGTAGGCGCCGGCCCTTTCCTGGTCGGCGAGCTCGAAGGCCAGCCCCCAACTGCCCGCCTCGCCACGGGTCTCGGCGGCCGAGGAGGCGATCGCGGCCGCGAGCAGAAGCGCGGTGGCGACCACGGGGCCGGCGTAGGCCGCCGCGGCGAAGAGGCCGCACGCGCCCAGCAGCAGGAAGCCGGCACCCCGCACCGCCCGTCCCGCCGTGGCGATGTCGTGGGTGCCGCGCGAGGCCCGCACCTGGAAGAGCGCGACGTAGACGGTGTTCACCACGAGGAGCACGGAGACCAGGACGGTCGGTGCGTCGGTGTGGTCGGCCACCCACAGCGGCACCCCGATCGAGGTCACCCCGAAGTGGATCGCCATCACCCCGCTGAGCACGGTCACGGTCACATAGGTGCGATCGCGCAGCGGCGAGGGACCCTTGGCCGCCGTGGGTCCGGAGCCGGCATCCATCGTCTCGCCCAGCCCGGCGACCCGGCGCCTGAGCCCGACGAGCGGCACCGCGGCGACCGTCGTGAGCACGCCGACGAGCACCATCGTGGCGCGATAGGCCGCCCCGGTGTCCACGGCCAGCGCCACCGCTGCGAGCAGCGTCCCGACCCCGATCATCACGTTCATCACCACGCGCAGCCGGGCGCGTACGGCCACCCGCTCGGGACCGTCGAACCAGCGCGCGACCAGCGTCGACTGCGCGCTCGACTGGAAGCCACGCGAGGCCGAGACCCAGGTCGCGACCAGCACGAACGCAACCACGTCCCGGGCCAGGGCGTAGGCCAGCAGAGCGATGCCGTAGCTCGTCATCGACACCAGCTGCACCCGGTCGGCACCCCATCGGTCGCTGAGCCGCCCACCTGCGTACGTGGCCACGACGCCGACCGCGCCGGCAACGGTCAGGCCGATACCGACGGTGACCGCCGAGAGCCCGATCGTGCGGGTGAAGTAGAGCGCGCTGACCGCGAAGAACATGCCGCGGGCGAGCGAGAGAGCGGCGACGGCTCCGACGAGCGGACGCTCGACCGGATCGCTGGGAGGTCGGATCATGGCCCAGTTCTCGCACCCGGCGTCCGTGGAACGTTAACGATGTAGCGTATTGCTTCATGATCAGGTACGAGCTGGCCGGTCCCGACCTGAGCGAGGTCAGGTTCGCCATCTCGCCGCTCAACGAGCTGACCCTCTCGCTGCGCGCGCTGCGTGACGCCGGCCGGTTCCCGCTCCACCTGCCCTGGCTCCGCTCCGTCGGCACCGCCGACCTGGACCGCGAGACCCTCCTCGCGCTGACCAACGACAGGCTCTGGACCCCGGACTTCCTCAACCCCCGGCCGCGCACCCCGCTGGCCCGGCTCGAGGACGAGCTCGAGGTGGTCGCGGCGACCCCACCGGAGCGGGTACGCGCCGACCTCGCCGCGGTCCACTTCGACGGCGGCCCGCCCGCGATCCTCGCCGGGCGCCCGCAGGAGGTGCTGCACCGCGTCCTCACCGCTCTCCGCGGCTACTGGGACGCCTGCTTCGAGCCGCACTGGCAGCGGATGCGCGCGGTGCTGGAGGCCGACATCGTCTACCGCGGGCGCACGATCGTCCACTCCGGCATGGCCGCGATGTTCGCCGACATCTCACCCCGGGTCTCCCTGGCCGACGACATCCTCTCGATCCGGCTCACCACCTCGAAGGTCGACTACCGGCGTACGACCGCGGGCGTCGGCCTCACCGTGGTCCCCACCCTGTTCACCCGCAACCCGTCCACGCCGATCTCGCCGGAGGAGCCGCCGGTCATGTTCTACCCGGCGCGCGGCCTCGGCAACCTCTGGACGACCGACCGGCCGCAGGCGCCGGGGGCGCTGCGCGACCTCATCGGCGAGACTCGCTCCGGGCTCCTCACCCTGCTGGAGGCGCCGGCGTCCTCGACCGAGCTGGCCGTACGCCTCGGGGTCACCACCACGGCCGTCAACCAGCACCTCCGTGCGATGCGCGCGGCCGGGCTCCTGACCTCGGCCCGCCATGGCCGCTCGGTCCTCTACCTCCGCTCGGACCTCGGCGATCGTTTCGTCCACGCAGCGACATGAAAGGGGGCGCGCGGCCACCGGCCGCGCGCCCCTTCTCGCTCCCGGGAGCCTCACATGTGCAGAGGCTCGACGACGGTGTCGTCGCCGCCCTTGCCCACCCGCGAGTTGCGGTAGCTGTAGAGGAAGTAGATCGCGAAGCCGATCGCCATCCACACCAGGAACCG includes:
- a CDS encoding TFIIB-type zinc ribbon-containing protein, whose amino-acid sequence is MQCPIDGATLVMSERQGIEIDYCPQCRGVWLDRGEIDKIVERSVGAPQPGSYQQPRQEQRDDRRYEKREYERRDYDDDHRYDKRRSHRESWLGDLFG
- a CDS encoding GNAT family N-acetyltransferase; this translates as MPLPTPTLVTTRLRLRPFTDADADDLFALQSDAHVLRYWDSPPWTDPARAGRFIARSQEVAEEGAGVRVVIERDSVFLGWCTFNSWNPEFRSASLGYCLGEAAWGQGYATEAAGAVLTWAFDALDLNRVQAEADTRNAASARVLEKLGFKLEGTLREDCVVNGDVSDSWVFGLLRREWFARQRGTART
- a CDS encoding SPFH domain-containing protein, with amino-acid sequence MSPGLVVVLLVIVVVVGLLMSVKIVPAATCFVIERRGRYRTMLRPGLNAIVPLLDRVVARFDMREQVLSMREPLVCRDHYVCEAVLNVYFEFEDPSIAYRVDNTQQRLERAVREALREFAGIVDQDEFLDSTQRLTDVAYDATRRSREDWGIVVKRVAVTDLGAPGAPGR
- a CDS encoding SPFH domain-containing protein; its protein translation is MELLLIVLVLIGLVVGGVASTVRIVPQARRYNIERFGRYRVTLQPGLNFVIPLVDRVNTKLDVRETVYSSNPRPVITEDNLVVAIDTVLYYQITDPRAAAYEVANYLQAIDQLTVTTLRNLIGSMDLETTLTSRETINTRLREVLDDATGKWGIRVNRVEIKAIDPPASIKEAMEKQMRAERDKRAAILHAEGKRASLILEAEGTRQRSILEAEGHQQARVLEADGEAKALERVFQAVHANDADAKVLAYKYLEMLPSLAAHGNSFWVIPGELTEAMRTVTGAFADTASKSVDNGNSNGHGDERRTPPLPGPRNAIEQAQREAHEEAAKAVEEAKEEAARADRIVG
- a CDS encoding NfeD family protein, which produces MWSIFWIIVAVLLGVAEAFTMTLAFAFVAGGALLAATSAALGAPVLVQMLVFALAGGGSVLLVRPVARRHMALPPPVRDGTDALVGRQAVVLAEVSFDHGLVRLAGEDWTARPYDEDLVIPVGCRVDVLEIEGATALVHPRDPLSLSP
- a CDS encoding DUF6328 family protein, encoding MGTSSWDGGEIDGGGPDEGPEQRITRNWNELLQELRVLQTGVQILTGFLLTVPFSPRFPDLNDHQQTIYLIVLVGSVITTSLIIAPVSFHRMLFRRRQRPWLVTASHFCARAGLVGFAIVSALVVLLVFDVVVSLTAAVVAAIAVLVLFVSLWAGLPLLNGRNNSH
- a CDS encoding glucose 1-dehydrogenase, coding for MSDDNTQFPAQQQEPPGLTGEMEPVPDHGESSYQGHGRLEGKVALITGGDSGIGRAVAIAYAREGADVAFTYLPEEEPDAQTTTKLVEDAGRTVLAIPIDLREREACDEVVERTVQELGGLDILVNNAGYQFARDKGLTDMDDERIDRTFKTNLYALLWLTRAAVPHLKKSNGCVINNASIQAYEPSTSLLDYAATKAAINNFTVNLAAELGPDGVRVNAVAPGPIWTPLQPATQAPEKVEKFGANTPLGRAGQPAEVAPAFVFLASPAEASYVSGTVLGVTGGRPVF
- a CDS encoding spermidine synthase, with protein sequence MESVIADGGLVLKHRADGHLELRANGIFVMDTRETSTEKALATRALELHAQPRHVLIGGLGLGFTLEAVLTDPRVEAVTVVEIEPRLVEWMRAGRIPHGPGLLADGRVHVEVADVAVVLRASRPEAYDVVLLDVDNGPGYLVHDANGALYEAPALADARRATAPGGTVVVWSAAEAPALLEVMAQVFDDAEALSYPVDLQGHSETYWLYVGTVSQGNGTN